In Cryptomeria japonica chromosome 10, Sugi_1.0, whole genome shotgun sequence, a genomic segment contains:
- the LOC131039144 gene encoding cytochrome P450 750A1: MDLNMSVSAIGLAIFLFTVLLSFLLGWARKNNGRLSLPGPLALPIIGNLHQLGALPHRSLQRLAEKHGPIMLVKMGFVPVVVASSSETAKHFLKTHDLNFANRPSIAAAKYLFYNHKDIVFAPYGDYWRNMRKICMLELLSAQRIESFNSVREEEALAMVRSIWEKSEEGRVGVDVSQSVACYISDLMWRILTGRTNADCLSSGTAFEELVWEGNVLMGAVNIGDFIPCLEWLDLQGLRRRMKNVHQQLDAIFDKIIDEHVERKGRRSVEEEEEEERQKDLIDVLVDMDITDEDKKGIIMDMFLAGIESSAITLEWIMSELLRNPHVMKKLQEEIDFILKRDEKITNSHIESMEYLHCVVKETLRLYPIGPLLVPHESTKSCVVEEPHHDYFIPARTRVIINAWAIGRDPRVWKDPFEFRPERFVGKNFDIIRDLELRMIPFGAGRRGCPGASMAIANIELALVHLLYCFDWRCEGELDMRESFGSTIPRKTHLFAIPTWRLRVNALSCLEI, from the exons ATGGATCTCAATATGAGTGTTTCTGCAATAGGACTCGCAATCTTTTTGTTTACTGTGTTGCTCTCCTTTCTATTGGGATGGGCGAGAAAAAACAACGGGAGATTGAGTTTGCCAGGACCATTAGCGCTGCCCATCATTGGAAACCTCCATCAGTTGGGAGCTCTTCCTCACCGCAGTCTGCAACGGCTGGCTGAGAAACATGGGCCAATCATGTTGGTGAAGATGGGTTTTGTTCCCGTAGTGGTTGCGTCTTCTTCTGAGACGGCGAAGCACTTCCTGAAAACCCACGATTTGAATTTCGCCAACAGGCCGTCTATTGCCGCTGCCAAATACCTGTTTTACAATCACAAGGACATCGTGTTTGCTCCCTACGGGGATTATTGGCGAAACATGAGAAAAATATGCATGTTGGAGCTGCTGAGTGCCCAGAGAATCGAGTCGTTCAATAGTGTGAGGGAGGAAGAGGCGCTGGCGATGGTCCGATCGATCTGGGAGAAGAGTGAGGAAGGCAGAGTGGGCGTGGATGTGAGCCAGAGCGTCGCCTGCTACATCTCCGACTTGATGTGGCGAATATTGACGGGAAGGACAAACGCCGACTGCCTCTCCAGTGGGACTGCATTTGAGGAATTGGTCTGGGAGGGTAATGTGTTGATGGGAGCTGTTAATATTGGCGATTTCATTCCTTGTTTGGAGTGGCTCGATTTGCAGGGACTGAGGCGACGTATGAAGAATGTCCACCAGCAGTTGGATGCTATTTTTGACAAAATAATAGATGAACATGTGGAGCGCAAGGGGAGGCGCAgcgtggaggaggaggaggaggaggagcggcagaaagacttgattgatgtgctTGTGGATATGGATATCACAGATGAAGATAAGAAGGGTATCATTATG gATATGTTTCTTGCTGGAATAGAGTCATCGGCAATCACATTGGAATGGATAATGAGTGAGTTATTGAGAAATCCACATGTTATGAAGAAATTGcaagaagaaattgattttatatTAAAAAGAGATGAGAAAATAACAAATTCGCATATTGAAAGCATGGAATACTTGCATTGTGTTGTGAAAGAGACATTAAGATTATATCCAATAGGCCCCTTGCTCGTTCCTCACGAATCTACAAAATCTTGTGTTGTGGAAGAACCTCATCATGACTATTTCATACCAGCAAGAACAAGGGTTATCATTAATGCTTGGGCGATAGGAAGAGATCCAAGAGTTTGGAAAGATCCATTTGAATTTAGGCCTGAGAGATTTGTGGGCAAAAATTTTGATATAATTAGAGATCTTGAATTAAGAATGATTCCTTTTGGAGCAGGAAGGAGAGGTTGCCCTGGTGCTTCCATGGCCATTGCTAATATTGAGCTTGCATTAGTACACCTTCTCTATTGCTTTGATTGGAGATGTGAAGGAGAGTTAGACATGAGAGAATCTTTTGGATCTACTATTCCAAGGAAAACACATCTCTTTGCTATTCCAACTTGGAGGTTAAGGGTGAATGCACTGTCTTGCCTCGAAATTTAA